A window of the Bradyrhizobium ottawaense genome harbors these coding sequences:
- a CDS encoding ankyrin repeat domain-containing protein, with protein MSRMSNAFLIAALLLVPVALTAPASAFVRLADTQDRAASSSVHDFANLSQDHIKELFFDAARQGRNDLLDGLIQSGMKPDERDAKGYTALILAAYNGQAKTVDFLIEKGASPCTTDSKGNSSLMGVAFKGETKIAQRLIAAQCDVNARNDEGQTALMMAAMFGRADVVKLLLVNGANPELRDKAGNTAVGLAQQQANPQMIALLTQAAKGQ; from the coding sequence ATGTCACGCATGTCAAACGCTTTTCTGATCGCGGCGCTGTTGCTTGTTCCCGTCGCATTAACGGCCCCGGCATCGGCGTTCGTTCGCCTCGCGGACACGCAGGACCGCGCTGCAAGTTCATCCGTGCACGACTTCGCCAACCTGAGCCAGGATCACATCAAGGAGCTATTTTTCGATGCCGCCCGACAGGGGCGCAACGACCTGCTGGACGGACTGATCCAGTCCGGGATGAAGCCGGACGAGCGGGATGCGAAGGGCTATACGGCGCTGATTCTCGCAGCGTACAACGGGCAGGCAAAGACCGTCGACTTTCTGATTGAGAAGGGAGCAAGTCCTTGCACGACGGACTCCAAAGGCAACAGCAGCCTGATGGGTGTTGCGTTCAAGGGGGAAACCAAAATCGCACAGCGCCTGATCGCCGCCCAGTGTGATGTAAATGCGCGCAACGACGAGGGCCAGACGGCTCTGATGATGGCAGCCATGTTCGGGCGCGCGGATGTCGTAAAACTGCTGCTTGTGAACGGCGCGAATCCTGAGCTTCGGGACAAGGCCGGCAACACGGCTGTGGGCCTGGCGCAGCAACAG
- a CDS encoding catalase, translating into MEQQHAADPNYATRDLYNNIRESHFPKWDLYVQLLTAEQVAQLPYDGFDDTKTWDNVPEVKFGTMTLNKVPDNYFQYTEQSAFAPGVMVPGIEPSPDKMLQGRLFAYADTQRYRIGTNYQELPVNRPLVKVANNNQDGSMSSVPQVGEVNYEPSTAKQAGAVTPQPSFRLSEYPVSGVAQQTAIAKTDDFSQAGELWRSYSKQDQSNLVKNMASDLDQIRDHGVKARQVSYFYKADRDYGTRLAEATHLDVNEVAALATKEVSH; encoded by the coding sequence CTGGAACAGCAGCATGCCGCGGATCCGAACTACGCGACCCGAGATCTGTATAACAACATTCGCGAGAGTCATTTTCCGAAATGGGACCTCTACGTGCAGCTTCTGACAGCGGAGCAGGTCGCGCAACTTCCCTATGACGGCTTCGACGACACGAAGACCTGGGACAACGTGCCGGAAGTCAAGTTTGGCACCATGACATTGAACAAGGTGCCGGATAATTACTTCCAGTACACCGAACAATCGGCGTTTGCGCCGGGGGTCATGGTTCCCGGTATCGAGCCGTCTCCGGACAAGATGCTGCAGGGCCGCCTGTTCGCATACGCTGACACGCAGCGGTACCGCATTGGGACGAACTATCAGGAACTGCCGGTCAATCGCCCGCTGGTGAAGGTCGCCAACAACAATCAGGACGGAAGCATGAGCTCCGTTCCGCAGGTCGGCGAAGTGAACTATGAGCCTTCCACCGCGAAGCAGGCGGGTGCAGTCACTCCCCAGCCGTCCTTCAGGTTGAGCGAATACCCGGTGTCCGGCGTGGCGCAGCAGACTGCGATCGCCAAGACGGACGATTTCAGTCAGGCCGGTGAGCTATGGCGGTCCTACAGCAAGCAGGATCAAAGCAACCTTGTTAAGAACATGGCGTCTGATCTGGATCAGATTCGCGACCATGGGGTGAAGGCCCGGCAGGTCAGCTACTTTTATAAAGCCGACCGCGACTATGGCACGCGACTTGCGGAAGCGACCCATCTGGACGTGAACGAGGTTGCTGCCCTTGCCACCAAGGAAGTGTCGCATTGA